A region from the Pseudomonas cucumis genome encodes:
- the pdxR gene encoding MocR-like pyridoxine biosynthesis transcription factor PdxR, translating to MSNTPLPSSFNPAGIELDRRQGLSRQLYQALRVRVLDGRLASGTRLPASRDLAAALSISRNSVVRAYDQLYAEGFIEGRVGDGTYVAQLPQAAVSVKKLSTKVSTGFSTGLPTALSTNWLDLPVVSSSKVIHSGALVRVEKNHLTLPPSGPPRAFRVGVPAFDLFPFEVWAKLNAAFWRKPDLEQLCYGDPAGDARLRGLIAAYLRSSRGMQCTAEQIVITSGAQQGISLCAQLLVEPGDGVGIENPGYRAAGHAFAVAGARLHGIAVDSEGIDCTELAGLSDCRLAYVTPSHQYPTGVVMSLARRLELLAWAERTQGWIVEDDYDGEYRYSGAPLAPLAALDRQGRVLYVGTFGKVAFPALRLGYLVLPPGLVEAFSQRRAVDVRHSEVSTQAVMAEFMAAGHFQRHIRRMRRAALSRRNVLLDGWPRGIPGVGKLPSVAAGLHLTVRVDSAARERELIEQATSVGVEVNGLSSYWLPDTTLPEDQRAGLVLGFAAVPETAIKSALARLKEIWSPV from the coding sequence ATGTCGAATACGCCGCTTCCCTCGTCATTCAACCCGGCGGGTATCGAACTCGACCGCCGCCAGGGCCTGAGTCGTCAGCTTTATCAGGCGTTACGGGTGCGAGTGCTCGACGGACGACTGGCCAGCGGCACACGACTGCCGGCCAGTCGCGATCTGGCGGCGGCGTTATCGATTTCCCGTAACAGCGTGGTCCGTGCCTACGATCAGCTTTACGCTGAGGGCTTCATCGAGGGGCGTGTTGGCGACGGGACTTATGTCGCGCAATTGCCTCAAGCTGCGGTGTCGGTGAAAAAATTATCCACAAAAGTATCCACAGGGTTTTCAACAGGGTTACCCACAGCCTTATCCACAAATTGGCTGGATTTACCTGTGGTTTCATCCAGTAAAGTTATCCACAGCGGTGCTTTGGTCCGGGTTGAAAAGAACCATTTGACCTTGCCTCCCAGTGGCCCACCTCGGGCATTTCGTGTCGGCGTTCCAGCCTTTGATCTATTTCCTTTCGAGGTCTGGGCCAAGCTGAACGCGGCTTTCTGGCGTAAGCCGGATTTAGAGCAACTGTGTTACGGCGACCCTGCGGGTGATGCACGATTGCGTGGGCTGATTGCTGCGTACTTGCGCAGTTCGAGGGGCATGCAGTGCACCGCTGAGCAAATAGTGATCACCAGTGGCGCACAACAGGGGATTAGCCTTTGTGCACAGTTGCTGGTGGAGCCTGGCGACGGGGTGGGCATTGAAAATCCGGGGTATCGAGCGGCGGGTCATGCGTTCGCTGTCGCCGGCGCGCGATTGCACGGGATAGCGGTGGATAGCGAGGGGATTGATTGCACCGAATTGGCGGGGCTCAGTGATTGTCGATTAGCTTACGTCACGCCGTCGCATCAGTACCCGACCGGAGTGGTCATGAGTCTGGCGCGGCGCCTTGAATTGTTGGCCTGGGCCGAACGCACCCAAGGGTGGATCGTCGAAGACGACTACGATGGCGAATACCGTTACAGCGGCGCACCGCTGGCACCGTTGGCTGCACTCGATCGGCAGGGGCGGGTGCTGTATGTCGGCACCTTCGGCAAGGTCGCATTCCCGGCATTAAGACTGGGTTATCTGGTGTTGCCGCCCGGATTGGTTGAGGCGTTCTCCCAGCGTCGTGCGGTGGACGTACGGCACTCGGAGGTCAGCACTCAAGCGGTCATGGCTGAGTTCATGGCGGCCGGGCACTTCCAGCGACACATCCGGCGTATGCGCCGTGCTGCGTTGAGTCGGCGTAACGTTTTGCTTGATGGCTGGCCTAGAGGTATCCCGGGCGTCGGTAAGCTGCCCAGTGTGGCGGCCGGTTTGCACCTGACGGTACGTGTCGACAGCGCGGCCCGTGAGCGCGAATTGATCGAACAAGCCACCAGCGTCGGGGTGGAGGTCAATGGACTGAGCAGTTATTGGCTGCCAGACACGACGCTCCCCGAGGACCAGCGAGCGGGGCTGGTCCTGGGGTTCGCCGCAGTGCCGGAGACGGCTATCAAGTCGGCACTGGCGAGGCTCAAAGAGATCTGGAGCCCGGTGTGA
- a CDS encoding homocysteine S-methyltransferase family protein, with amino-acid sequence MGAGTVILDGGMGRELQRRGAPFRQPEWSALALSEAPQAVEAVHAAYIESGANVITSNSYAVVPFHIGEERFAAEGKALAALAGELARRAVDAAGKPVRVAGSLPPLFGSYRPDLFDAARVTELLTPLVNGLAPHVDLWLAETQSSIIEARAIHAGLPKDGKPFWLSFTLKDEDTDEVPRLRSGEPVAEAAAVAAELGVETLLFNCSQPEVIGAAIDAARETFERLGVKIHIGAYANAFPPQPKEATANDGLDPLRDDLDPPGYLQWAADWQKRGASHLGGCCGIGPEHIAVLAQKLV; translated from the coding sequence ATGGGCGCAGGGACGGTAATTCTGGATGGCGGCATGGGTCGTGAGCTGCAACGCCGAGGGGCGCCGTTCAGGCAGCCCGAGTGGTCGGCGCTGGCCTTGAGCGAAGCGCCGCAAGCGGTAGAGGCGGTGCATGCGGCTTATATCGAAAGCGGTGCCAACGTGATCACCAGCAACAGTTACGCGGTGGTGCCGTTCCATATTGGTGAAGAGCGTTTTGCCGCTGAGGGCAAGGCGCTCGCGGCATTGGCCGGTGAACTGGCCCGGCGTGCAGTCGATGCGGCGGGCAAACCAGTGCGGGTGGCCGGTTCATTGCCGCCGTTGTTCGGCTCTTATCGCCCGGACCTGTTCGATGCAGCGCGGGTGACTGAATTGCTGACGCCTCTGGTCAATGGCCTGGCGCCTCATGTCGACCTGTGGCTGGCCGAAACCCAGAGCTCGATTATCGAGGCACGGGCGATCCATGCCGGACTGCCGAAGGACGGCAAGCCGTTCTGGCTGTCATTTACCTTGAAGGATGAAGACACCGACGAAGTGCCGCGTCTGCGTTCCGGTGAGCCCGTGGCTGAGGCTGCCGCGGTGGCGGCTGAGCTGGGCGTCGAGACCTTGCTGTTCAACTGCAGCCAGCCCGAAGTGATCGGCGCTGCGATTGATGCGGCGCGGGAAACCTTCGAACGTTTGGGTGTGAAGATTCACATTGGCGCCTACGCCAATGCCTTCCCGCCGCAGCCGAAAGAGGCCACGGCCAATGACGGTCTGGACCCGTTGCGCGACGATCTGGACCCCCCGGGTTATCTGCAATGGGCGGCCGATTGGCAGAAGCGCGGGGCCAGCCATTTGGGCGGTTGCTGCGGGATTGGGCCGGAGCATATTGCAGTGCTCGCCCAGAAACTGGTTTGA
- a CDS encoding GNAT family N-acetyltransferase gives MSTSLADWKGVPPPSVQLIEGRFIRLEKLDPARHADGLWKALEGPGSDPKLWDYLPYGPFPERSAFNDWLNNHAANSDPYFFTVIDRASGDVQGILSLMSIVPSQGRIEIGHVTFGAPMQRSPKSTEAVYLLARESFALGYRRLEWKCNNGNARSKYAAERLGFSFEGVFRQHMVVKGQNRDTAWYSILDSEWPAIGAGFERWLSDENQTESGQVKTLVECRTR, from the coding sequence ATGTCGACTTCACTCGCGGACTGGAAAGGCGTTCCGCCGCCCTCGGTTCAACTGATCGAAGGGCGTTTCATCCGCCTGGAAAAACTTGACCCGGCGCGTCACGCCGACGGCTTGTGGAAAGCCCTTGAAGGCCCGGGCTCGGATCCGAAACTCTGGGACTATTTGCCTTACGGTCCTTTCCCGGAGCGCAGCGCGTTCAACGATTGGCTGAACAACCACGCGGCCAACAGCGACCCGTATTTCTTCACGGTGATCGACCGCGCCAGCGGCGACGTGCAGGGTATCCTCAGCCTGATGTCGATTGTGCCTTCTCAGGGTCGCATCGAGATCGGCCATGTGACCTTCGGCGCACCGATGCAACGTTCACCAAAAAGCACCGAGGCGGTTTACCTGCTGGCCAGGGAATCCTTTGCCTTGGGTTACCGGCGTCTGGAATGGAAATGCAATAACGGCAATGCCCGTTCCAAATATGCGGCGGAGCGGTTGGGGTTCAGTTTTGAAGGGGTTTTCCGCCAGCACATGGTGGTCAAGGGTCAGAACCGAGACACGGCGTGGTATTCGATTCTGGATTCGGAATGGCCGGCGATTGGCGCAGGGTTCGAGCGGTGGCTCTCCGATGAGAACCAGACGGAATCGGGGCAAGTGAAAACCCTGGTGGAGTGCCGCACCAGATGA
- a CDS encoding FMN-binding negative transcriptional regulator: protein MYTPSAFAIDDLNELHQQILGTRLAVLVTHGEQGLQASHLPLLLNVDHGPNGTLYGHLARANPQWQELQNGAEALVIFAGADAYISPGFYPSKAEHGKVVPTWNYIAVHAYGTAEVFSDADRLRTLVSGLTDRHESGRANPWKVADAPADYIDGMLKAIVGFALPIQRLEGKRKLSQNRNAADIAGVREGLAASPDVHDQALAHLMR from the coding sequence ATGTACACGCCCAGCGCCTTTGCCATCGATGATTTGAATGAACTGCATCAGCAGATACTCGGCACTCGTCTTGCTGTCTTGGTCACCCACGGTGAACAGGGCCTGCAAGCCAGTCATCTACCTTTGCTGCTGAATGTCGACCACGGCCCGAATGGCACTCTCTACGGGCACCTCGCCCGGGCCAATCCGCAATGGCAGGAATTGCAGAACGGCGCCGAGGCGTTGGTGATTTTTGCCGGTGCCGATGCGTACATCAGCCCAGGGTTTTATCCAAGCAAAGCCGAGCATGGCAAAGTCGTACCGACCTGGAACTACATCGCTGTCCACGCCTACGGCACCGCCGAAGTTTTCAGCGACGCTGACCGCCTGCGCACTCTGGTCAGCGGCCTGACTGACCGTCATGAGTCAGGCCGCGCCAACCCATGGAAGGTCGCCGACGCTCCAGCCGACTACATTGATGGCATGCTCAAGGCCATCGTCGGTTTTGCCTTGCCGATCCAGCGTCTGGAGGGCAAACGCAAGCTCAGCCAGAACCGCAATGCTGCAGACATCGCCGGTGTGCGCGAGGGGCTGGCCGCCAGCCCTGATGTGCACGACCAGGCCCTCGCCCACTTGATGCGTTAA
- a CDS encoding GNAT family N-acetyltransferase, whose amino-acid sequence MSQIAIRQVTADDHAAWLPLWQAYLRFYNTELPDAVTRSTWQRLLDPSEPTHGALAWADGKAVGMVHFIYHRSNWSIENACYLQDLLVTPETRGTGVGRQLIEFVYTTAKADGCCDVHWLTHETNATAIQLYERIAERPGFIQFRKDL is encoded by the coding sequence ATGAGTCAAATCGCCATCCGCCAGGTCACCGCCGACGATCACGCCGCCTGGCTGCCGTTGTGGCAAGCCTACTTGCGCTTCTACAACACCGAACTGCCCGACGCTGTCACCCGGAGCACCTGGCAGCGCCTGCTCGACCCGAGCGAACCGACCCACGGGGCGCTGGCCTGGGCCGATGGCAAAGCGGTGGGCATGGTGCATTTCATCTACCACCGCTCGAACTGGAGTATCGAAAACGCCTGCTACCTGCAAGATTTACTGGTGACGCCCGAAACCCGCGGCACCGGTGTCGGTCGCCAGCTCATCGAGTTTGTCTACACCACGGCCAAGGCGGACGGTTGCTGCGATGTCCATTGGCTGACCCACGAAACCAACGCCACGGCCATCCAGCTCTATGAGCGCATCGCCGAACGCCCGGGTTTCATCCAGTTTCGCAAAGACCTTTAA